From the Palaemon carinicauda isolate YSFRI2023 chromosome 42, ASM3689809v2, whole genome shotgun sequence genome, one window contains:
- the LOC137632842 gene encoding uncharacterized protein — MVRLGISISHSTCALFNDMYSTLSLFVLVVLATSEPDGYGTHSHHHHHFGGGPAGGFGIHQPVVPILVDNRQEPDAFGSYSFVYETADGVSRQEQGFPQGVTGAVAQQGGWSFTLPDGTPAAFNFIADENGFRVESDLLPTPPPLPAHAIAQIEKARLEDAVGASGNQGFFGSPSAPASQFSRPSSQYGAPPVSASQFLRPSNLFGSSSSLAPQFGTVSPPAPPFPRPSTEYGVPSPPAPPQSPRSSNRFGAGSSQSSQFSKPSALYGAPPASVPQFSRPSNPFSPASSQSSQFSKPSALYGAPPASIPQFSRPSNPFGFASASTSQFSRPSNLFGAASAPAQQFSRPSTQYGPPSQHFQG; from the exons ATGGTTCGATTGGGCATCTCTATATCGCATTCGACCTGTGCGCTGTTCAACGATATGTACTCG ACACTAAGTTTATTCGTACTGGTGGTCTTGGCAACCAGCGAACCGGACGGGTATGGTACCCACTCCCATCATCACCACCATTTCGGAGGTGGACCAGCCGGAGGCTTCGGTATTCACCAACCCGTAGTTCCAATATTGGTCGACAATCGTCAGGAGCCCGATGCCTTTGGGTCCTACAGCTTTGTCTACGAGACTGCAGATGGCGTTAGTCGTCAGGAGCAAGGATTCCCCCAGGGGGTGACTGGGGCTGTGGCACAGCAAGGAGGGTGGTC GTTCACCCTTCCTGATGGCACCCCAGCCGCATTCAACTTTATTGCAGATGAAAATGGTTTCCGAGTGGAGTCCGATCTACTTCCCACACCTCCACCTCTCCCTGCACACGCAATTGCACAGATAGAAAAAGCACGTTTGGAGGATGCTGTTGGTGCATCAGGGAATCAAGGCTTCTTTGGTTCACCTTCAGCACCAGCTTCCCAATTCTCTCGTCCATCTAGTCAGTATGGGGCTCCACCAGTTTCAGCTTCCCAGTTTTTGCGGCCCTCTAACCTATTTGGTTCTTCATCATCTCTAGCACCACAGTTTGGTACAGTATCACCTCCAGCTCCTCCATTCCCTAGACCCTCTACCGAATATGGAGTTCCATCACCCCCAGCACCACCTCAATCTCCACGTTCATCAAACCGATTTGGTGCTGGTTCATCTCAGTCTTCACAGTTCTCTAAACCATCTGCACTTTACGGAGCACCACCAGCATCCGTTCCGCAATTCTCTCGACCATCCAACCCATTCAGTCCTGCGTCATCTCAATCTTCACAGTTCTCTAAACCATCTGCACTTTACGGAGCACCACCAGCATCCATTCCACAATTCTCTCGACCGTCCAACCCATTCGGTTTTGCATCAGCTTCAACGTCACAATTCTCCAGACCATCTAACCTATTTGGGGCTGCTTCAGCTCCAGCCCAACAGTTCTCTCGGCCATCTACCCAATATGGACCTCCATCTCAACACTTTCAAGGTTAA